Genomic window (Methanobacterium formicicum):
GGCCATGGCCCAGAAACGGAGGGTTGTTATTTTTGATGGTGATGGATCCCTTCTGATGAACCTGGGGAGCCTAGTAACCATCTACAATCAATCACCCCAAAATCTGGTGCTGGTGGTACTGGACAATGAATGCTACGGCAGTACAGGTAATCAGTGCACCTACTCTTCCACCACTGACCTTAAAAAGGTGGCGGAGGGAGTTGGCTTTAAAAATACAGTACTCTACGAAGAATCTCTTCAGGAAATTGATTTTTCACCGGTACTGGAGATGGAAGGTCCGGTTTTCGTGCACATGAAGGTTAAAGCCGGTAACGCCAGTGTACCAGTGATCCCCCTGGAACCAGAGGAGATCAAGGAACGGTTCATGAGGGAAGTGCCGGGTTAAATAAAAAAAGGTTAAATAAAACCGTCCTTAACCTTACTCATTTTGAACCCTTAACTTATCCTGATAACCACTTGTGCTTATTTTATAACCCTTAATTATCTTGACTACCTTTTTAACCGGGTTT
Coding sequences:
- the comE gene encoding sulfopyruvate decarboxylase subunit beta translates to MERIKALEQITSQLKDELVICNIGFPSRELYQVKDSPLNFYMLGSMGMASSIGLGLAMAQKRRVVIFDGDGSLLMNLGSLVTIYNQSPQNLVLVVLDNECYGSTGNQCTYSSTTDLKKVAEGVGFKNTVLYEESLQEIDFSPVLEMEGPVFVHMKVKAGNASVPVIPLEPEEIKERFMREVPG